The Prosthecobacter debontii genome has a segment encoding these proteins:
- a CDS encoding helix-turn-helix domain-containing protein — MATLSLDLRERIVKAYDQGEGTQPEIARRFDVSLGMVKKLLLQRRKTGCIKARHHRAGRKKTIVAEHRIAIRQQNRTMPMPTLHKT; from the coding sequence GTGGCCACTCTTTCTCTGGATTTACGTGAACGTATCGTCAAAGCCTATGATCAAGGCGAGGGCACTCAACCCGAGATCGCTCGCCGCTTCGATGTGTCTTTAGGCATGGTCAAAAAGCTTCTCCTGCAACGCCGCAAGACCGGCTGTATCAAAGCACGTCATCATCGCGCCGGACGCAAGAAAACCATTGTCGCCGAGCATCGCATCGCCATCCGCCAACAAAACCGCACCATGCCGATGCCAACCCTGCATAAGACTTAA
- the folD gene encoding bifunctional methylenetetrahydrofolate dehydrogenase/methenyltetrahydrofolate cyclohydrolase FolD, which translates to MQLISGPAVAEKVLEECRRDIAELAKVGKKPGLAVVLVGDDPASRAYVRSKDKKCRELGLHSVKLELPATTTQEELLAEVEKLNNDPAIHGILVQSPPPPHIDEAAIVRAIDPAKDVDGFHPVNVAKLALEDSTGFVPCTPLGCQRLLIDAGIETKGANVVVLGRSMIVGKPMALLLMAKGIGGDATVTVAHSRTKDLPSITRQADILIAAIGRPEFVKAEHVKEGAVVIDVGINRVEAPGTEKGYKLVGDVAFDEVAPKCQAITPVPGGVGPMTIAMLMANTVKACKQA; encoded by the coding sequence ATGCAATTGATCTCTGGCCCCGCTGTCGCTGAAAAAGTCCTGGAAGAATGCCGCCGTGACATCGCCGAACTGGCGAAGGTGGGGAAGAAGCCAGGTCTGGCCGTGGTGCTGGTGGGAGATGATCCCGCCTCGCGCGCCTACGTCCGCTCCAAGGACAAAAAATGCCGTGAACTGGGCCTGCACTCCGTGAAGCTGGAGCTGCCCGCCACCACGACTCAGGAAGAGCTGCTGGCCGAGGTGGAGAAGCTGAACAACGACCCGGCCATCCACGGCATCCTAGTGCAGAGCCCCCCCCCACCGCACATCGATGAAGCCGCTATCGTGCGCGCCATCGATCCGGCCAAAGACGTGGACGGCTTCCACCCCGTGAACGTGGCCAAGCTGGCTCTGGAAGACTCCACCGGCTTCGTCCCCTGCACTCCGCTAGGTTGCCAGCGTCTGCTCATCGATGCTGGGATCGAGACCAAAGGGGCCAACGTCGTGGTCCTGGGCCGCAGCATGATCGTGGGTAAGCCCATGGCCCTGCTGCTGATGGCCAAAGGCATCGGCGGAGATGCCACCGTCACCGTGGCTCACTCCCGCACTAAGGATCTGCCCTCCATCACCCGACAGGCGGACATCCTCATCGCCGCCATCGGGCGCCCGGAATTTGTCAAAGCCGAGCACGTTAAAGAAGGGGCCGTCGTCATTGATGTGGGGATCAACCGCGTGGAAGCTCCAGGCACCGAAAAGGGTTACAAGCTCGTCGGCGATGTGGCCTTCGATGAAGTGGCCCCCAAGTGCCAAGCCATCACTCCCGTTCCTGGGGGCGTCGGCCCCATGACCATCGCCATGCTCATGGCCAATACCGTGAAGGCCTGCAAGCAGGCGTGA
- a CDS encoding sialidase family protein, producing the protein MKNSLLCAALLTATVSCFGESSSLSPTGEHHQADSICLTANQLSIATGQPSLVLMSSGSVHIPVWSLSGGTVGQSVAGLVTLPRQCEAVKVEIVVTTNDPTTGPNFEDVYRVHLSQLVDHAPVMDRYHQGMPVRTALPAAPLQTRTILLESCYEVVPDAPLWLRIQREPGDPADTFIKPAGLIMVKVTPVEAPAKVHVVQDVPGYNSWPMMQAIGNKLVCVYTRGQGHTIGEDARAVYARTSTDGGKTWTDETVVANTPGYGEVPTGKGLDADGTMLLWVRRVGKPWQHDLYRTTDGVTFTLVATPKLEVNPMQITDVFEVPTVGLMALWFAGDYGDKPTNSWGTLTSGDNGATWTQTPIETGLLRGDWPTEPAAVYLGDGKILCIARTELGGTTTERAQFQITSTDYGKTWTRTRTNIGDVSASTPSLVLDAETGLLSNYYYHRGAGILRRRVVNPNQVFNSHLAWPPSEVVALGSKVTFDAGNVNATFIKGMHYLSFYYGKAPQTSVLVSEVPAPTPDKAP; encoded by the coding sequence ATGAAAAACAGCCTTCTCTGTGCAGCCCTTTTGACCGCCACTGTCTCCTGCTTTGGAGAGAGCTCATCACTCTCGCCCACCGGTGAACACCATCAAGCCGACTCGATCTGCCTGACTGCCAATCAACTGTCCATCGCGACCGGTCAGCCGTCGTTGGTGCTCATGTCCAGCGGCTCCGTGCACATTCCGGTCTGGTCTTTGTCAGGGGGTACCGTTGGGCAATCCGTTGCGGGTCTTGTCACCCTCCCCCGTCAATGTGAGGCGGTGAAGGTCGAGATCGTGGTGACCACGAATGATCCGACCACCGGCCCTAACTTTGAAGATGTTTATCGAGTTCACCTCTCTCAGTTGGTGGATCATGCACCCGTGATGGATCGTTACCATCAAGGCATGCCCGTGCGGACCGCGCTTCCCGCCGCACCACTTCAGACCCGGACCATCCTGCTGGAGTCCTGCTATGAGGTGGTGCCCGATGCACCTCTCTGGCTGCGCATTCAGCGTGAGCCGGGAGATCCAGCCGATACCTTCATCAAACCCGCCGGACTCATCATGGTCAAGGTGACGCCAGTAGAAGCTCCCGCCAAGGTTCATGTCGTGCAGGATGTTCCTGGCTATAACTCCTGGCCCATGATGCAGGCCATCGGCAACAAGTTGGTCTGCGTTTACACGCGTGGCCAAGGGCACACGATTGGGGAAGACGCCCGTGCGGTTTATGCCCGCACCTCCACGGATGGCGGCAAAACCTGGACCGATGAAACCGTCGTCGCCAACACACCTGGCTATGGCGAGGTGCCCACCGGTAAGGGCCTGGATGCGGATGGCACGATGCTTCTCTGGGTACGGCGTGTGGGTAAGCCGTGGCAGCACGATCTCTACCGCACCACGGATGGCGTGACTTTCACCCTCGTAGCGACTCCGAAGCTCGAGGTCAATCCCATGCAGATCACCGATGTCTTCGAGGTCCCCACCGTCGGTCTCATGGCCCTGTGGTTCGCCGGGGATTACGGAGATAAGCCGACCAATTCCTGGGGCACCCTGACCAGCGGTGATAACGGCGCCACCTGGACGCAAACGCCCATCGAGACTGGCCTGCTCCGAGGCGACTGGCCGACCGAGCCCGCCGCCGTCTATCTGGGAGATGGCAAGATCCTCTGCATTGCGCGCACCGAACTCGGCGGCACCACCACCGAGCGCGCTCAGTTTCAGATCACTTCCACAGACTACGGCAAGACCTGGACACGCACGCGCACCAACATCGGCGATGTCTCCGCCTCCACCCCCAGCCTCGTCCTGGATGCTGAAACCGGACTGCTGAGCAACTATTACTATCACCGTGGCGCAGGCATTCTGCGTCGAAGGGTGGTGAATCCTAACCAAGTGTTTAACAGTCACCTCGCTTGGCCACCTTCCGAAGTGGTCGCACTTGGCAGTAAAGTGACCTTTGATGCTGGCAATGTGAACGCCACATTCATCAAGGGCATGCACTACTTGTCTTTTTACTACGGCAAGGCCCCCCAAACCTCCGTGCTGGTTTCAGAAGTGCCTGCACCAACTCCAGACAAGGCACCTTGA
- a CDS encoding Spy/CpxP family protein refolding chaperone, with amino-acid sequence MKKFILILSLAALSLPALALPKIGAMRDLGEGILPDATRESVREVVRTAARHLLNFRKETPLSDEQRQQLKTVLETHRPETRALVERGREARKAYAAAVKAHGPEASQTREAAQKLGDLARDRALLMARVAVEVRPLLTDDQIKRLETARAEIETLVDEAMSAAH; translated from the coding sequence ATGAAAAAATTCATCCTCATTCTCTCTCTCGCCGCCTTGTCCTTACCTGCGCTGGCGTTGCCTAAAATCGGTGCCATGCGCGATCTTGGTGAAGGCATTTTACCAGATGCCACCCGTGAATCGGTGCGCGAGGTCGTGCGCACGGCCGCTCGTCATCTGCTGAATTTCCGCAAGGAAACCCCGCTCAGTGATGAGCAGCGGCAGCAACTGAAAACGGTGCTGGAGACGCATCGTCCAGAAACCCGCGCTTTGGTGGAGCGTGGACGCGAAGCTCGCAAAGCCTATGCTGCGGCGGTGAAGGCCCATGGGCCTGAGGCGTCGCAGACCCGCGAGGCGGCGCAAAAGCTGGGCGACCTAGCCCGGGATCGTGCCCTGCTGATGGCGCGTGTGGCGGTGGAGGTGCGCCCCCTGCTGACAGACGACCAAATCAAGCGTCTGGAGACAGCGCGGGCGGAGATCGAAACCCTGGTGGATGAGGCGATGAGCGCCGCTCACTGA